The DNA region CAAAAATGGAATATATTAAAAAGCATGGgtcataaactaataataaattatttttaaaacgaaCTATTACTATTGTAAGTAAAAgtaattaacaacatataaaagtTGAATACTATATAAAATTATCGTGTTGCATACTTGcatctctttttaaaaagttcattcataaaagaaaacatagaaacatttaagaaattttgttaatactacATAAAAATCGGTTAAAAAGTGTACTGTAATATGAATAAACTTATAATGTAGTAAGAATGTTATCTGAAACATACCTTTCATACagaaatataataatctaaTTACCACTGTTTGTCTGTTTCAAAAATAGCATTGCTCTCAAGTCAATTATTTCATTTCTTACCTACACGCCAAaactcaattatttttttaaaaaaacagatattccttaataaataatactttttaaaaaacatagaGAGGAAATATAATTTGACCAGATTGAGAAGAAGCCAATTTTCTGGAAAGAAATCTGAAAGTGATTGTGAATGTGTAACCCAAAAATAATGATAAAGCCACTTTGACCAAAGCCTCTCTATCTCCTTATTTTAACCATGCATCAAAGCTTTCTAACTCTCCAACTACCACAAACCCAAACTCTCTTATTTCTCCTtgtctctctcgctctctctcacacacacatgAGAAACTAAGTTCTTTTGTGTAATCAAGAAGTTTCATTTCTCTTGTCTCTCAGGAGTAACCAAGAAAGAAGATCTATTGGATCAAGATGATTGAGACGAGACAAAACAGTGTTCAGTTCCAAAGACCCACTTTCTTACCAATGTTATGTTCAAGACCTTCCATCAAGAACGTGACTGTCCCGTCTAAATTACATCAAGAAGACCATCAAACCGATCCGTTGTCTCCCAAAATCAGCTGCATTGGTCAGGTCAAACGAAGCAACAAGATCGTCGGCTATCCCACCaccagctcctcctcctccatcaccCCCGCCAGTCACCACCGTTACTTCAAGCTTAAACGTCTCTTCTCCGGCAAGAATCTCACTTTCTCCGCTCCCACTACCACCAGCACCAAGACTAGTCGAGGAAGAATCAGAAAAGAGGAGTTTGATAACAAAAAGATTGCTGTTATCGACGTTGCACAATTGGACCCTCCGTTGCCGGTGGTTAAGAAGAAGCTCGACGGTGGTGCCGGAGATAAAGCGGCGGAGAATCTGTGGAAGAGGAgatctggtggtggtggttgtcaACTACGGAGTTTGCAAATTCAACCCAATGGAGCTCATCAGCTGAAAGtaacaactgtttgagtttggatcaatcaaaacttttatttgttattgtaattttttttagtcatttatatagtttgtacaaatatataactcatattcacttctttcttcttcttcgaaataatttattatatcataattttggatGTCTTTCGATTAAATCAAAagtatcatatattatgaaaactattatattatatatatagtatcgTCATTTTTCATATATGATTTGTTCATGAAGTTATTGCATCATTTTCAGAAAATTTAtggctttttaaaaataaattcatttgAGTCTTTCCTTGTCCATacacaatatattttaaaatcatagataaaaataacaaaGGATAGTCTCCCGGATCTTTGCTATTTTGTTATTGTGGGTAGCTTCTCGCCCTGGTGGACTCCAAAGCATCCATTCTATTCTCAACGTCTCAGCATCCTTTGGCAGTGACCAACCAACCGTCCTTCAAGTTTTTCAAGGATGGCTTCTCAACTTACCAAGATCTCACACGTGCTAAGGGGCTAGAGTATCTTTATCGGGACTTCTTAGTACAACTTCTTAGATTTtgtgtaattaaaattaaatcaaaaataggAATATTGCTAAGATGAACTTCTTAATTAAGGGGTTTAAGAGCATCTCCATTGGTTGTATTTAAGCAAAATTAGTtgcttaaaaagttaaaaaaataaatcaaaagtcTTAATTATTTAACAATCGATCATTAGCTTAGATATTTTAGCAACGATGCTTACCTAACACGTGTCAGCCAATATAATTTtagactaaaaataaaaaagaaaagcgtgttctttttgtttatcCCAGccatgttttctcttttcttcgtGGAGGAAGAGTTTCATCTGATTGAGGAAGAAACTCGACATACATCCAATTTCTACACTTCTCTATGTTTAGTCGATTGGGAATTTTTAAGTCGATTGGGATACTTCCCTATATCGTTTGGTCTCTTACGGACCTACCTTATGCGATATCACTTGGGGTGCCGGAGGATCCACCACCGATCTCACCCTCGAGATCGCTTCGAGGATGCAGAAGATTGACGACGCTCTTGAGACGATTAGATCTAATGGGGTTCAGAATTTGCTTGCTCTTAGAGGAGATCCTCCTCATGGACAAGATATATCTAATGGGATTCAGAATGTGCTTTGGATCTGGTTAATCACATTTGTACCAAGTATGGTGATTActttggaatcactgttgctggTTATCCTGGTATTGAATTTGCCCCCacctttttgttggttttgttaatgtatttgtgtttgtgttcgTATGTTTGATCTCTAATTGaggatttgtgttttttgtttaaatcaGAGGCTCATCCGGATGTTATTGAAGCTAATGGACTTGCTACTCCTAAATCTTATCAGAGTGATCTTGCTTACCTGAAGAAAAAGGTTCAGATATGTGTTCTTGCCTTGTGTCTTGTTGAGTTTGGTTACTCGTCTTTGATATGATCTGATGGGTTGTGGTCGTATCTGAACAGGTTGATGCTGGAGCAGACTTGATTGTTATCCAGCTTTTCTATGATATTGTATCTTCCTCAAATTTGTGAATGACTGTCGTTTAATGTTCTTCCTAGTCCCACTATCTCAGCCATATGCACAAGTAAGTAACcaacctttgttttgtttttttttttttctttttctggtttgaGTTTTGGTCAATCTTTTGTTCCACCAAGTTAAATCTTAGTTCAACACACGAATGAATGCTTTAATGGTTTTCTTGTTGAATTAAGTCACATCATTATTTAGTGAACCATTATACCAAGACTTTTGCAATGTGATAAATGGTTGGTTGTGTGTTATTAGGTAAAAATTTATGTCCACCATTGATTGTTACTTATGTGACTTTTAACCATAAACTTCAATTGAATCTCTTGTTATCTAGATAAATCCTTCttactcttccttcttcttcaaccataAAATATTCTTGttactcttctttctcctttaaaCACAAACCATAAACACTCTTTCTATCTCTTACGTCTCCTTTAAACACCAACGACAAAcactcttccttctcttttaaCCACCAACCAAAAACTTGACTATGGAACCATCTAGTGACATGTTAGGTTTTACAGATCTGTTAAATAGTCAAACCACAACCAACACTGTCGAAACCAATGAAACTGATGAGGTTGCAAGCGAAGGTGAATACCAACCTGAGGAGCGTcagcaaagaagaaaatggtCTCACACTGAAGATGTGGCTCTCATTAGTGCTTGGCTCAATACAAGTAAGGATGCAGTTATTTCAAATGGCCAAAAACGTAATACTTTTTGGTCACGTATTGCAACTTATTATGCTGCAAATCCTAAGCTTGCTGATCTCGAGAAAAGAGAGCCCAAGCATTGCAAACAAAGCTGGCAGAGGATCAACAAGACGGTGTGCAAGTTTGTTGGAAGCTATGAGGCtgcaacaaaagcaaaaaccagTGGCCAAAATGAGGATGATGTGATGAAATTAGCGTACCAGATACACTTCAACGATTACAATGTGAACTTCACACTTGAGCATGCTTGGAGAGAGCTTCGCCATGATCAGAAATGGTGTGGAGCTTCTACTACAAAAGGTACTGGAGCttctaagagaagaaaacatgatGACCATTCACAGTCATCAACCTCAGTTCCAGcgaatgtggaagaagaagctcttcCTCCAGGTGTTAAGGCAGCAAAGGCCAAGGCAGCAAAGGCCAAGGGTAAAAATGTGTTGAGCAAGCCAAAGACTGTGGAAGAAGAAGGCGCTTCGCTTGAGGAGTTTCAGAGCATGTGGGAGATAAGGCAAAAAGAATTTGATTTGAAAGAGAAGCAAAGTAAGATCAAAGAGAAGCAAACAATGCATAAAATGCTTGACCGTCTTCTAGCTAAAACGGAGCCGCTTACAGAAATGGAATTAGCTTTAAAGAATAAGctaattagtgacatgttgtCAAGTTAGTTTGAGTTTATGTTAATGTTCATCTGCTTGTatgttgtttctttcatttctgttttatgttatgAGTTGTTTGTCTATTTTATGCTATGAGTTGCTACtggtttttatgtttgaatTTAACATGTTTGGTTTATAATGATGATCAGTTGGTCATTTCTGTTTGAATTTAACTTGTTTGGTTTATAATGATGATCAGTTGAATTTAACTTGTTTGGTTTATAATGATGATCAGTTGTACAAAcaagtttggtttttgtattgTGAAAAACCGTTTTGTTGTTTGGATGATGTTGGTGTATTGGCACTATAACAGGTACATGCATTTGGAACATTTGAAAGA from Camelina sativa cultivar DH55 chromosome 3, Cs, whole genome shotgun sequence includes:
- the LOC104777506 gene encoding uncharacterized protein LOC104777506; this encodes MIETRQNSVQFQRPTFLPMLCSRPSIKNVTVPSKLHQEDHQTDPLSPKISCIGQVKRSNKIVGYPTTSSSSSITPASHHRYFKLKRLFSGKNLTFSAPTTTSTKTSRGRIRKEEFDNKKIAVIDVAQLDPPLPVVKKKLDGGAGDKAAENLWKRRSGGGGCQLRSLQIQPNGAHQLKVTTV
- the LOC104777509 gene encoding glutathione S-transferase T3-like isoform X1; the encoded protein is MEPSSDMLGFTDLLNSQTTTNTVETNETDEVASEGEYQPEERQQRRKWSHTEDVALISAWLNTSKDAVISNGQKRNTFWSRIATYYAANPKLADLEKREPKHCKQSWQRINKTVCKFVGSYEAATKAKTSGQNEDDVMKLAYQIHFNDYNVNFTLEHAWRELRHDQKWCGASTTKGTGASKRRKHDDHSQSSTSVPANVEEEALPPGVKAAKAKAAKAKGKNVLSKPKTVEEEGASLEEFQSMWEIRQKEFDLKEKQSKIKEKQTMHKMLDRLLAKTEPLTEMELALKNKLISDMLSS
- the LOC104777509 gene encoding glutathione S-transferase T3-like isoform X2, with the protein product MKLMRLQAKVNTNLRSVSKEENGLTLKMWLSLVLGSIQLADLEKREPKHCKQSWQRINKTVCKFVGSYEAATKAKTSGQNEDDVMKLAYQIHFNDYNVNFTLEHAWRELRHDQKWCGASTTKGTGASKRRKHDDHSQSSTSVPANVEEEALPPGVKAAKAKAAKAKGKNVLSKPKTVEEEGASLEEFQSMWEIRQKEFDLKEKQSKIKEKQTMHKMLDRLLAKTEPLTEMELALKNKLISDMLSS